One segment of Microbacterium arborescens DNA contains the following:
- a CDS encoding ABC transporter permease, whose amino-acid sequence MLTFILRRLISGVVLIAVISFLAFVLLYAGGGDIARRILGENATAETVAKKTEELGLNRPLLVQYGDWVVSALSGNLGRSWFTGELVSVSVSGRLAVTLSLVLGATIVSAILAVVLGVLAARRGGIVDGAVQLLSLVGFAVPGFLIALLLVLVFAINLGWFKATGYVPITTSPTGWLASVTLPVVALSLGAIATVAAQVRGSVIDAMSRDYVRTLRSRGLGMRSVIYKHVLRNAGGPALAVLAVQFVGLLGGAVVVEQIFAIPGMGQLSVRSTTLGDVPVVMGLVIAFAIIVVIVNLLIDLAQAALNPKVRLS is encoded by the coding sequence ATGCTCACATTCATCCTGCGCCGCCTGATCTCGGGCGTCGTGCTGATCGCGGTGATCTCGTTCCTCGCGTTCGTCCTCCTCTACGCCGGCGGCGGCGACATCGCCCGCCGCATCCTCGGTGAGAACGCGACCGCCGAGACCGTCGCGAAGAAGACCGAGGAACTCGGTCTGAACCGCCCCCTCCTCGTCCAGTACGGCGACTGGGTCGTCTCCGCTCTCTCGGGCAACCTCGGCCGCAGCTGGTTCACGGGCGAGCTGGTTTCCGTGAGCGTCAGCGGACGCCTCGCGGTCACGCTGTCGCTCGTCCTGGGCGCGACCATCGTCTCCGCCATCCTCGCCGTCGTCCTGGGCGTCCTCGCCGCGCGTCGCGGCGGCATCGTCGACGGGGCCGTGCAGTTGCTCTCGCTCGTCGGCTTCGCCGTGCCGGGCTTCCTCATCGCCCTGCTGCTCGTGCTCGTCTTCGCGATCAACCTCGGGTGGTTCAAGGCGACCGGCTACGTGCCCATCACGACGTCGCCGACCGGCTGGCTCGCCTCGGTGACCCTGCCCGTGGTCGCCCTCTCGTTGGGCGCGATCGCGACGGTCGCCGCCCAGGTGCGCGGCTCGGTCATCGACGCCATGTCGCGCGACTACGTCCGCACGCTCCGCTCGCGCGGCCTCGGCATGCGCTCGGTCATCTACAAGCACGTCCTCCGCAACGCCGGCGGACCCGCGCTCGCCGTCCTGGCCGTGCAGTTCGTGGGCCTCCTCGGCGGCGCGGTCGTGGTCGAGCAGATCTTCGCCATCCCCGGCATGGGGCAGCTGAGCGTCCGCTCCACCACCCTCGGCGACGTCCCCGTCGTCATGGGCCTCGTGATCGCCTTCGCGATCATCGTCGTCATCGTGAACCTCCTGATCGACCTCGCCCAGGCCGCTCTGAACCCGAAGGTGAGACTGTCATGA
- a CDS encoding ABC transporter substrate-binding protein: MFRWKATAALTVVAALALAGCAGTDEGSGGGDSGRADRLTLTAIAAPTSYDIGQGAEWGNRSPFFQAVFDTLLSKDSSGETQPWLATEWSYNDDNTVLTLMLREGVKFTDGTDLDAAAVVSSLEHFRDGTAPQAATLAGKEFAAVDATTVTITQEAPDPSLINLLSIAPGLIQAPSTFDDPDSATDPIGSGAYILDTASSVTGTTYNYTANPDYWNADAVKYDNLTINVLEDVTATVNAVRAGEANGAKIADNNTISEVEGAGWTIESNELDFQGLLLLDRAGTMAPELADVKVRQAINMAFDREALLASLQSGYGTVTEQVFPETSVAYDAALDTTYPYDPDAAKDLLAEAGYPDGFTLNMMSTPAFQTTFDLVAQQLSDIGITVNYTDPGTGNFITDMLAPKYPATWMALEQNPDWQLINFMVGPDATFNPFTYQDPTVDGYIQTVQFGTPEESDQALKDLNKYLVDQAWFAPFFRVQGTFATDANTNLEFWPTNAYPSIFDFSPKN; this comes from the coding sequence ATGTTCCGATGGAAGGCCACAGCAGCCCTCACGGTCGTCGCCGCACTCGCTCTGGCGGGGTGCGCGGGGACGGACGAAGGATCCGGCGGCGGTGACAGCGGTCGCGCCGATCGACTCACCCTCACGGCGATCGCCGCTCCCACCAGCTACGACATCGGCCAGGGCGCGGAATGGGGCAACCGCAGCCCGTTCTTCCAGGCCGTCTTCGACACGCTCCTGTCGAAGGACTCCTCCGGTGAGACCCAGCCCTGGCTCGCCACCGAATGGTCGTACAACGACGACAACACGGTGCTGACCCTGATGCTCCGCGAAGGCGTGAAGTTCACCGACGGCACCGACCTCGACGCCGCGGCCGTGGTCTCGAGCCTCGAGCACTTCCGCGACGGCACCGCCCCGCAGGCCGCCACCCTCGCCGGCAAGGAGTTCGCCGCCGTCGACGCGACCACGGTCACGATCACGCAGGAGGCACCCGACCCGTCGCTGATCAACCTCCTCTCGATCGCCCCGGGCCTGATCCAGGCGCCGTCGACCTTCGACGACCCCGACTCGGCGACCGACCCGATCGGCTCGGGCGCGTACATCCTCGACACCGCCTCGTCGGTCACCGGCACCACGTACAACTACACCGCCAACCCCGACTACTGGAACGCCGACGCGGTCAAGTACGACAACCTCACGATCAACGTCCTCGAAGACGTCACCGCCACCGTCAACGCCGTGCGCGCGGGCGAGGCGAACGGCGCGAAGATCGCCGACAACAACACGATCTCCGAGGTGGAGGGCGCCGGCTGGACGATCGAGTCGAACGAACTCGACTTCCAGGGCCTGCTGCTGCTCGACCGTGCCGGCACGATGGCCCCGGAGCTGGCCGACGTGAAGGTGCGCCAGGCGATCAACATGGCCTTCGATCGCGAGGCGCTGCTGGCGTCGCTGCAGAGCGGCTACGGCACCGTCACCGAGCAGGTGTTCCCCGAGACCTCCGTCGCGTACGACGCCGCTCTCGACACCACGTACCCGTACGACCCTGATGCCGCCAAGGACCTCCTCGCCGAGGCGGGCTACCCCGACGGCTTCACGCTCAACATGATGTCGACCCCGGCCTTCCAGACCACCTTCGACCTCGTCGCCCAGCAGCTGTCCGACATCGGGATCACGGTGAACTACACCGACCCGGGCACCGGCAACTTCATCACCGACATGCTGGCGCCGAAGTACCCCGCCACCTGGATGGCCCTCGAGCAGAACCCCGACTGGCAGCTGATCAACTTCATGGTCGGCCCCGACGCGACATTCAACCCCTTCACGTACCAGGACCCGACGGTCGACGGCTACATCCAGACCGTGCAGTTCGGAACGCCCGAGGAGTCGGACCAGGCCCTCAAGGACCTCAACAAGTACCTGGTCGACCAGGCGTGGTTCGCGCCGTTCTTCCGGGTGCAGGGCACGTTCGCCACCGACGCGAACACGAACCTCGAGTTCTGGCCCACCAACGCCTACCCGTCGATCTTCGACTTCTCGCCGAAGAACTGA
- a CDS encoding TetR family transcriptional regulator, with translation MMTTTDTTTPERRRRRGSYAKTEATRQAILDAALEVFSQSGYRAGSLRDIATRVGMSEAGLLHHFRNKSALLEAVLEERDARARALVPIESEDGAEVLRGLVFLAAHNASTPGVVELYTTLSAEATASDHPAHAYFVRRYEYTRGNIERSFRSLRDQGRLRHGMTPRRAAITVVALMDGLQVQWLLDRDALDMAGELRALFASFVDIDWSVERDEEPPA, from the coding sequence ATGATGACGACGACCGACACGACGACGCCTGAGCGCCGTCGACGGCGCGGCTCGTACGCGAAGACCGAAGCCACCCGCCAGGCGATCCTGGATGCCGCTCTCGAGGTGTTCTCGCAATCGGGGTACCGGGCCGGATCGCTCCGCGACATCGCGACGCGCGTCGGCATGAGCGAGGCCGGGCTGCTGCACCATTTCCGCAACAAGAGCGCGCTGCTGGAAGCGGTGCTCGAAGAGCGCGACGCCCGCGCGCGGGCGCTGGTGCCGATCGAGTCGGAGGATGGGGCCGAGGTGCTGCGCGGACTGGTCTTCCTTGCGGCTCACAATGCCTCGACGCCCGGCGTCGTGGAGCTCTACACGACCCTGTCGGCCGAGGCGACGGCATCCGACCATCCCGCCCATGCCTACTTCGTCCGGCGCTACGAGTACACCCGCGGCAACATCGAGCGGTCGTTCCGGAGCCTGCGCGACCAAGGGCGCCTGCGGCACGGAATGACCCCTCGCCGGGCGGCGATCACGGTCGTCGCCCTCATGGACGGGCTGCAGGTGCAATGGCTGCTCGACCGCGACGCGTTGGACATGGCGGGCGAGCTGCGCGCCTTGTTCGCGAGTTTCGTCGACATCGACTGGTCGGTCGAACGCGACGAGGAGCCGCCCGCATGA
- a CDS encoding glycoside hydrolase family 2 TIM barrel-domain containing protein, translating into MIRMPLHDGWTVGPKLGPFESAAEGRAPVAVTLPHDALRDLLRSPDEPQGVHTGYTPGGVFEYARSLDVPDDWRSRTVMLEFEGVYRDAVVFVDGAFVAHEAGGYAGFSVVLDPFLRFGAVNRISVEARAHRDSRWYSGAGIYRPVHLVVADPVHIPLDGVRVETPDIDDERAVVAVATEVANTTRHTALTRVSWHITAPDGAVVARGESPVTVLPGERAVARARLVVDAPRRWDIETPELYRLHSTLTSADGAHLDDDVADFGIRSLQLDPRHGLRLNGRSIDLRGACVHHDNGMLGAATEPAAEDRRVRLLKQAGFTALRSAHNPMSRAMLAACDRHGMLVMDELTDAWTRSKAPFDATITFAERWHDDIAALVAKDRNHPSVVMYSIGNEILELATPLGATWSRRLAERVRELDPSRFVTNGINGIIANLDRMAEARDQVPDANTMMADMGEQMGLMNASPLVSASIEESAAVLDVVGFNYADSRYRQDARDHPNRVIVGSETFPERIDVMWGLVRELPHVIGDFTWTGWDYLGEAGIGRVDYTDEPGYAPTGTAGPYPYRLAGCGDIDITGFRRPISYYREIVYGLRRDPYIAVHRPQHHGRPTATTPWSWTDTVASWSWDAASGAPVTVDVYADADEVELLLDDESVGVEPVGREKAFLARFETRYRPGRLVAVARRGGAEVGRHTLRTAGPVSLVARAEDEVVGRDGLAFVALTLEDDAGTVVCDRDVPVTVEVTGAGVLAGIGSGRTDSEESYAGPVFTTFDGRLLAVVKPTGTGTVAVTASAPGHVPATLEFEVAPSPL; encoded by the coding sequence ATGATCCGGATGCCGCTGCACGACGGGTGGACCGTCGGCCCCAAGCTCGGCCCGTTCGAGTCGGCCGCGGAGGGCCGCGCTCCCGTCGCGGTGACCCTGCCGCACGATGCGCTGCGCGATCTGCTGCGCTCACCCGACGAACCGCAGGGGGTGCACACCGGATACACCCCGGGCGGCGTGTTCGAGTACGCACGCTCGCTCGACGTGCCCGACGACTGGCGCTCGCGCACGGTCATGCTCGAGTTCGAGGGCGTCTATCGCGATGCGGTGGTCTTCGTCGACGGCGCCTTCGTCGCCCACGAGGCAGGCGGCTACGCCGGCTTCTCGGTCGTGCTCGATCCCTTCCTCCGCTTCGGCGCCGTCAACCGCATCAGCGTCGAGGCGCGCGCGCATCGCGATTCGCGGTGGTACTCGGGCGCCGGGATCTACCGTCCGGTCCATCTCGTCGTGGCCGACCCCGTCCACATCCCGCTCGACGGGGTGCGCGTGGAGACCCCCGATATCGACGACGAGCGCGCGGTCGTCGCCGTCGCGACGGAGGTCGCGAACACGACCCGGCACACTGCGCTCACGCGCGTGAGCTGGCACATCACCGCACCCGACGGAGCGGTCGTCGCGCGCGGGGAGTCGCCCGTCACGGTGCTGCCGGGCGAGCGCGCGGTGGCGCGGGCGCGACTGGTGGTCGACGCGCCCCGGCGCTGGGACATCGAGACCCCCGAGCTCTACCGCCTCCACAGCACGCTGACCTCCGCAGACGGTGCGCACCTCGACGACGACGTCGCCGACTTCGGCATCCGCTCGTTGCAGCTCGACCCGCGGCACGGGCTGCGCCTGAACGGCCGCTCGATCGACCTGCGCGGGGCGTGCGTGCACCACGACAACGGGATGCTCGGGGCGGCGACCGAGCCCGCGGCCGAGGACCGGCGCGTCCGCCTGCTCAAGCAAGCGGGATTCACCGCCCTGCGCAGCGCCCACAACCCGATGAGCCGCGCAATGCTCGCGGCGTGCGACCGGCACGGCATGCTCGTCATGGACGAGCTCACCGACGCCTGGACCCGATCGAAAGCCCCCTTCGACGCGACGATCACGTTCGCCGAGCGCTGGCACGACGACATCGCCGCACTCGTCGCGAAGGATCGCAACCACCCGAGCGTCGTCATGTACTCGATCGGCAACGAGATCCTCGAGCTCGCCACGCCGCTCGGCGCGACCTGGAGCCGGCGGCTCGCCGAGCGGGTGCGCGAGCTCGACCCGAGTCGTTTCGTCACGAACGGGATCAACGGCATCATCGCGAACCTCGACCGCATGGCCGAGGCGCGTGACCAGGTCCCCGACGCGAACACGATGATGGCCGACATGGGCGAGCAGATGGGGCTCATGAACGCCTCGCCGCTCGTGAGCGCGTCGATCGAGGAGTCTGCGGCGGTGCTCGACGTGGTCGGGTTCAACTACGCCGACTCGCGCTACCGGCAGGACGCCCGCGACCATCCGAATCGCGTCATCGTCGGGTCGGAGACGTTCCCCGAGCGGATCGATGTGATGTGGGGCCTCGTCCGCGAGCTGCCGCACGTCATCGGCGACTTCACGTGGACCGGATGGGACTACCTCGGCGAAGCCGGTATCGGACGCGTCGACTACACCGACGAGCCCGGCTACGCGCCCACGGGCACGGCCGGCCCCTACCCCTACCGGCTCGCCGGGTGCGGCGACATCGACATCACCGGCTTCCGCCGACCGATCTCGTACTACCGCGAGATCGTCTACGGGCTGCGCCGCGACCCGTACATCGCCGTGCACCGTCCGCAGCACCACGGCCGCCCGACCGCGACGACGCCGTGGTCGTGGACCGACACGGTGGCGTCGTGGTCGTGGGATGCCGCCTCCGGCGCACCCGTCACCGTCGATGTGTACGCCGATGCCGACGAGGTCGAGCTGCTCCTCGACGACGAGAGCGTCGGCGTCGAGCCGGTGGGCCGCGAGAAGGCGTTCCTCGCGCGATTCGAGACCCGCTATCGACCGGGGCGCCTCGTCGCCGTCGCGCGCCGCGGAGGTGCGGAGGTCGGGCGACACACGCTGCGCACCGCGGGGCCGGTCTCGCTGGTCGCGCGCGCGGAGGACGAGGTCGTGGGCCGTGACGGGCTCGCGTTCGTCGCGCTGACGCTCGAGGACGACGCGGGCACCGTGGTGTGCGACCGCGATGTCCCGGTGACGGTCGAGGTGACCGGAGCCGGGGTGCTGGCGGGCATCGGCTCCGGGCGGACCGACAGCGAGGAGTCGTACGCGGGTCCGGTCTTCACGACCTTCGACGGTCGCCTGCTCGCGGTCGTCAAGCCCACCGGAACCGGGACGGTCGCCGTCACGGCATCCGCCCCCGGCCATGTCCCCGCGACCCTCGAGTTCGAGGTGGCCCCCTCCCCGTTATGA
- a CDS encoding rhamnogalacturonan lyase — MKNRLRSTLLAGLAAGTLATATLTVGGVATLPAAGAEASPSAPVPRLEALDRGLVAVATDDGVFLSWRLLAGEASGAGETGLTGTDFVVYRDDEPIATVTDSTNYRDEAGTATSVYRVAPVAAGVEAAASDAAIAMDGGFLDVALQPPAGGVTPAGEEYTYSANDVSVGDVDGDGRYEFIVKWDPSNSKDVSQVGYTGGVYIDTYSLEGRLLNRLDLGPNIRAGAHYTQFLVYDFDGDGRSETMLKTAPGTKSITYADDGSIASEQYVTLPREDIAAGYAHTDDYRMSAADYADHLAEMFRGWSTRDEVVSGQWPATLEEAFGIEPRYDYPLSDADARALVDHFIDVYAPSRSARNALRDFEGFILDGPEYLTVFDGESGAELQTVRYEPDRGDDGLLWGDYAMARIEPGNRVDRFLAGVAYLDGERPSAVFARGYYTRTTIATYDWDGENLVKRWFVDSGHAPMSNPFNDGPHGVDGADPVYGSITTQGFHSLSAADVDGDGRHEIVYGSATLDDDGSLLYSSFAEMPEGSATPGEVARLGHGDAMHVADIDPTRPGLEIFTVHEGGAYAPYGTAMRDAATGEVIFGAYSGRDTGRGMIGDVRPDVPGMEVWSSMPGGTDASGLLTAQGEVLSAATPGTNASIRWAGDLTTQIVNGSGDATPTIDDWTRGTVLTASGTLANNGTKGNPGLVADVLGDWREELVVRTADSSALRVYVSTEVTQHKLYTLMHDPQYRAEVARQQTTYNQPSYTGFHLASGMDFGGVPLRPAPAPVAAPGIGVDSARVNVTWKTTDAGDPATGFSVILRSAAGEVIEQQVGADARVARFAQVPAGEWSATVTPAGRYGSAVASQPSAAAVVREGQPVPLRVSARSQCVNGAVHVAVHAANQAGSPIDVRLAAVGSDHAQQKVPADGAAYRLFDSGRDSLVPGSATVTAYQWLDGVGYHATYTVPYLARMC; from the coding sequence ATGAAGAACAGACTCCGCTCCACGCTGCTCGCGGGCCTCGCCGCGGGGACGCTCGCCACGGCGACCCTCACCGTCGGGGGCGTCGCGACGCTGCCCGCCGCGGGAGCAGAGGCGTCGCCGTCCGCACCCGTGCCCCGACTCGAGGCCCTCGACCGCGGCCTCGTCGCCGTGGCGACAGACGACGGCGTCTTCCTCAGCTGGCGCCTCCTCGCGGGCGAGGCCAGCGGTGCAGGCGAGACCGGCCTCACCGGCACCGACTTCGTCGTCTACCGTGACGACGAGCCGATCGCCACCGTCACCGACAGCACGAACTACCGCGACGAGGCCGGTACGGCGACATCCGTCTACCGTGTGGCGCCGGTGGCGGCGGGCGTCGAGGCGGCCGCGAGCGATGCCGCGATCGCGATGGACGGGGGCTTCCTCGACGTCGCGCTGCAGCCGCCCGCGGGCGGCGTGACGCCGGCCGGCGAGGAGTACACCTACTCGGCGAACGACGTCTCGGTCGGCGATGTCGATGGCGACGGGCGCTACGAGTTCATCGTGAAGTGGGATCCCTCGAACTCCAAGGACGTCTCGCAGGTCGGGTACACCGGCGGGGTCTACATCGACACCTACAGCCTGGAGGGGCGCCTGCTGAATCGGCTCGACCTCGGTCCGAACATCCGCGCCGGCGCGCACTACACGCAGTTCCTCGTGTACGACTTCGACGGCGACGGTCGCTCGGAGACGATGCTCAAGACCGCGCCCGGGACGAAATCGATCACTTACGCCGACGACGGCTCGATCGCCTCGGAGCAGTACGTCACGCTGCCGCGCGAAGACATCGCGGCCGGGTACGCGCACACCGACGACTACCGGATGAGCGCGGCCGACTACGCCGACCACCTCGCGGAGATGTTCCGCGGGTGGTCGACGCGCGACGAGGTCGTCTCGGGACAGTGGCCCGCCACGCTCGAAGAGGCCTTCGGCATCGAGCCGCGCTACGACTACCCGCTGTCGGATGCCGACGCCCGTGCTCTCGTGGACCACTTCATCGACGTGTACGCCCCGAGCCGCAGCGCCCGCAACGCCCTGCGGGACTTCGAGGGGTTCATCCTCGACGGGCCCGAGTACCTCACCGTGTTCGACGGCGAGAGCGGAGCCGAGCTGCAGACCGTCCGGTACGAGCCGGATCGCGGCGACGACGGCCTGCTCTGGGGTGACTATGCGATGGCGCGCATCGAGCCCGGCAACCGGGTCGACCGGTTCCTCGCCGGCGTCGCCTACCTCGACGGCGAGCGTCCGTCGGCGGTGTTCGCCCGCGGCTACTACACGCGCACGACGATCGCGACCTACGACTGGGACGGCGAGAATCTCGTCAAGCGCTGGTTCGTCGACAGCGGCCACGCGCCGATGAGCAACCCGTTCAACGACGGCCCGCACGGAGTCGACGGCGCCGATCCCGTATACGGCTCGATCACGACCCAGGGCTTCCACAGCCTCTCGGCGGCGGATGTCGACGGCGACGGCCGCCACGAGATCGTCTATGGCTCGGCGACCCTCGACGACGACGGGAGCCTGCTCTACAGCTCCTTCGCCGAGATGCCCGAGGGCTCGGCGACGCCGGGCGAGGTCGCGCGACTCGGTCACGGTGACGCGATGCACGTCGCCGACATCGACCCCACCCGGCCGGGCCTCGAGATCTTCACCGTTCACGAGGGCGGGGCGTATGCGCCGTACGGAACGGCGATGCGGGATGCCGCCACCGGCGAGGTCATCTTCGGCGCCTACTCGGGTCGCGACACCGGGCGCGGCATGATCGGCGACGTCCGCCCCGACGTCCCCGGCATGGAGGTCTGGTCGAGCATGCCCGGCGGAACGGATGCCTCGGGCCTGCTGACGGCGCAGGGCGAGGTGCTCTCGGCGGCGACGCCCGGCACCAACGCCTCGATCCGGTGGGCCGGTGATCTCACGACGCAGATCGTGAACGGGAGCGGCGACGCGACCCCGACGATCGATGACTGGACCCGGGGCACGGTGCTGACGGCATCCGGAACCCTCGCCAACAACGGCACGAAGGGCAACCCCGGGCTCGTGGCCGACGTGTTGGGCGACTGGCGCGAGGAGCTCGTCGTGCGCACGGCCGACTCGTCGGCGCTGCGGGTGTACGTCTCGACCGAGGTCACCCAGCACAAGCTGTACACGCTGATGCACGATCCGCAGTATCGCGCCGAGGTCGCGCGGCAGCAGACGACATACAACCAGCCGAGCTACACCGGTTTCCACCTGGCTTCGGGCATGGACTTCGGCGGCGTGCCGCTGCGGCCGGCTCCTGCGCCGGTCGCGGCGCCGGGCATCGGTGTCGACTCGGCCCGGGTGAACGTCACCTGGAAGACGACGGATGCCGGGGACCCGGCCACCGGCTTCAGCGTCATCCTCCGCTCGGCGGCGGGTGAGGTGATCGAGCAGCAGGTCGGTGCCGATGCCCGCGTGGCGCGCTTCGCGCAGGTGCCGGCGGGGGAGTGGTCGGCGACGGTCACCCCCGCGGGGCGCTACGGCTCGGCGGTGGCGTCGCAGCCGTCGGCGGCCGCGGTCGTGCGCGAGGGGCAGCCCGTGCCTCTCCGCGTCAGTGCCCGGTCGCAGTGCGTGAACGGCGCGGTGCATGTTGCGGTGCACGCGGCCAACCAGGCGGGGTCGCCGATCGACGTGCGGCTCGCGGCGGTCGGCAGCGACCACGCGCAGCAGAAGGTCCCCGCCGACGGTGCCGCCTACCGCCTGTTCGACTCGGGCCGCGACTCGCTCGTGCCGGGGTCGGCGACCGTGACGGCGTACCAGTGGCTCGACGGGGTCGGCTACCACGCCACCTACACGGTGCCGTACCTCGCCCGGATGTGCTGA
- a CDS encoding MFS transporter, which translates to MFRSFSVFNYRVWFFGALVSNVGAWMQATALSWVVLTGLTDNDAGAMGVTMALQFAPPLLLVGVTGWVADRFDRRRLLVVTQSSLMLVGLVIGTLLLTGVMTLPLMYVFAFTLGMISAFDNPARQAFVSDIVAREIAANAVALNAASFNGARMIGPAAAGIVIVAVGTGWVFFINAATFLAMIVALFLIRPGELIPRATAAGAARLADGFRYVKGRPDLIVTFAMVFLLGAFGMNFPIFASTMAIEFGRDADGYGLLSSILAIGSLAGALMAARRERARIRVVIFGAGLFAVAAAVSAFMPNYWLYAVTLMFTGFAVVTTLTTANGYVQTTTDPALRGRVLALYMAILMGGTPIGAPIVGWVADQFGPRAAIGLGAVAALVAFGVGATWMLVSGRVHRSSSRRFALSLDETRPISVVAPEEFSDEVAGTTPIALPDPAADRPRR; encoded by the coding sequence ATGTTCCGCTCGTTCTCGGTGTTCAACTACCGGGTCTGGTTCTTCGGCGCGCTCGTGTCCAACGTCGGCGCCTGGATGCAGGCGACTGCACTCAGCTGGGTCGTGCTCACCGGGCTGACCGATAACGACGCCGGCGCGATGGGCGTCACGATGGCGCTGCAGTTCGCCCCACCGCTGCTGCTCGTCGGCGTCACGGGATGGGTCGCCGACCGCTTCGACAGGCGCCGCCTGCTCGTGGTCACTCAGAGCTCGCTCATGCTCGTCGGGCTCGTCATCGGCACACTGCTGCTCACGGGCGTCATGACCCTCCCGCTCATGTACGTCTTCGCGTTCACGCTCGGGATGATCTCGGCTTTCGACAACCCGGCGCGCCAGGCCTTCGTGTCCGACATCGTCGCCCGCGAGATCGCGGCCAACGCGGTGGCGCTCAACGCGGCATCCTTCAACGGCGCCCGCATGATCGGTCCCGCCGCGGCGGGCATCGTGATCGTCGCCGTCGGAACCGGCTGGGTCTTCTTCATCAACGCGGCGACCTTCCTCGCGATGATCGTCGCCCTGTTCCTCATCCGCCCCGGCGAGCTCATCCCACGTGCGACCGCCGCGGGCGCGGCGCGCCTCGCCGACGGCTTCCGCTACGTCAAGGGCCGCCCCGACCTCATCGTCACCTTCGCGATGGTGTTCCTTCTCGGCGCGTTCGGCATGAACTTCCCGATCTTCGCCTCGACGATGGCGATCGAGTTCGGGCGCGACGCCGACGGCTACGGGCTCCTCAGCTCGATCCTCGCGATCGGGTCGCTCGCGGGGGCACTGATGGCGGCGCGACGCGAGCGGGCACGCATCCGCGTCGTGATCTTCGGCGCCGGCCTCTTCGCGGTCGCCGCGGCGGTGTCGGCCTTCATGCCGAACTACTGGCTGTACGCGGTGACCCTGATGTTCACCGGCTTCGCGGTCGTGACCACCCTGACGACGGCGAACGGGTACGTGCAGACCACGACCGACCCCGCCCTGCGCGGCCGCGTGCTCGCACTGTACATGGCGATCCTCATGGGCGGCACGCCCATCGGTGCGCCCATCGTCGGGTGGGTGGCCGATCAGTTCGGGCCGAGAGCGGCCATCGGCCTCGGCGCCGTCGCCGCTCTCGTCGCCTTCGGCGTCGGCGCGACGTGGATGCTCGTCTCCGGACGCGTGCACCGCTCGAGCTCGCGCCGATTCGCGCTCTCACTCGATGAGACGCGACCGATCTCGGTCGTGGCACCCGAGGAGTTCAGCGACGAGGTCGCCGGCACCACGCCGATCGCCCTGCCCGACCCGGCCGCCGACCGGCCCCGCCGCTGA
- a CDS encoding MarR family winged helix-turn-helix transcriptional regulator: MSTSSPASAPPPAIDLAHDATDLRMATFRLARRLRAQRAVDSMSDGQFAVLANLHVHGPHTLGELADRERVSAPSMNRTVNHLEELGYLTRTPDDGDRRKVNIALTDEGRTVVIETTRRRDSWLEHALEELEPADRETLAAAAVIMRAVADR, from the coding sequence ATGAGCACCTCTTCCCCCGCCTCCGCCCCGCCGCCCGCCATCGATCTCGCGCACGACGCGACCGACCTCCGCATGGCGACGTTCCGCCTCGCGCGCCGGCTCCGCGCCCAGCGCGCCGTGGACTCGATGAGCGACGGGCAGTTCGCCGTGCTCGCGAACCTCCACGTGCACGGACCGCACACGCTCGGCGAGCTCGCCGACCGCGAGCGCGTGTCGGCACCGTCGATGAACCGCACCGTCAACCACCTCGAAGAACTCGGGTACCTGACCCGGACACCCGACGACGGCGACCGCCGCAAGGTCAACATCGCCCTCACCGACGAGGGCCGCACCGTGGTCATCGAGACGACCCGCCGCCGCGACTCCTGGCTCGAGCACGCACTGGAGGAGCTCGAGCCGGCCGACCGCGAGACCCTCGCCGCCGCGGCCGTCATCATGCGGGCGGTGGCCGACCGATGA